The proteins below are encoded in one region of Sideroxydans lithotrophicus ES-1:
- the rsgA gene encoding ribosome small subunit-dependent GTPase A: MSEKLRGQVIAAYGRHYLAELPGGEILECVPRGKKSEVACGDVVEVERTGTDQGVINGIAPRSTLLYRSDAYKQKLIAANVTQIIVVVATEPSFNDELLARCLLAAHEQKLETLIVLNKCDLPQIAAARAQLSPYGKIGYKVLELSAKKDVTSLLPFLQGHTSVLVGQSGMGKSTLVNALIPAAHAATREISTVLDSGKHTTTHARLYHLNADSHLIDCPGVQLFGLHHLDFAAMERSFPEFLPYLGSCRFANCSHSHEPDCAIRKATAEGKIDERRLKLFQQITAH, from the coding sequence TTGAGCGAAAAACTGCGCGGCCAAGTCATCGCCGCCTATGGCCGGCACTATCTGGCAGAATTGCCCGGTGGCGAGATCCTCGAATGTGTGCCGCGCGGCAAGAAGAGCGAAGTCGCCTGTGGCGATGTGGTCGAAGTGGAACGCACCGGCACCGACCAGGGCGTGATCAACGGCATCGCGCCGCGCAGCACCCTGCTCTACCGCTCCGACGCCTATAAACAGAAGCTGATCGCCGCCAACGTCACCCAGATCATCGTCGTCGTCGCCACCGAACCCTCGTTCAACGACGAATTGCTGGCGCGCTGCCTGCTCGCCGCGCACGAGCAGAAGCTGGAAACGCTGATCGTGCTGAACAAATGCGACCTGCCCCAGATCGCCGCGGCACGCGCGCAGCTCTCTCCCTATGGCAAGATCGGCTACAAGGTGCTGGAACTATCCGCGAAGAAGGACGTGACCTCGCTGCTGCCATTCCTGCAAGGGCACACCAGCGTGCTGGTGGGCCAATCCGGCATGGGCAAATCCACACTCGTCAACGCCCTCATCCCCGCCGCACACGCCGCCACGCGCGAGATCTCCACCGTACTCGACTCAGGCAAGCACACCACGACACACGCGCGGCTCTACCACCTGAATGCCGACAGCCACCTGATCGACTGCCCCGGCGTGCAGCTGTTTGGCCTGCACCACCTGGATTTTGCCGCGATGGAAAGAAGCTTCCCCGAATTCCTGCCCTACCTGGGATCGTGCCGTTTCGCCAATTGCAGCCATTCGCACGAACCCGACTGCGCGATACGCAAGGCTACGGCGGAAGGAAAGATAGACGAACGGCGCCTGAAACTTTTCCAGCAGATCACAGCGCACTAG
- a CDS encoding 4a-hydroxytetrahydrobiopterin dehydratase, giving the protein MADNVCNLTDKQCKPCEGGVPPLSEKESRELLQQLDGWTLSDNRIGKTFSFKNYYQVMAFVNAVAWMTHREDHHPDMSVGYSQCRVEYSTHAIGGLSENDFICAAKVDALFKL; this is encoded by the coding sequence ATGGCTGACAATGTCTGCAACCTGACCGACAAACAATGCAAGCCCTGCGAGGGCGGAGTACCACCGCTGAGCGAGAAGGAATCGCGCGAACTGCTGCAACAGCTCGATGGCTGGACACTGAGCGACAACCGCATCGGCAAGACCTTCTCGTTCAAGAACTATTACCAGGTGATGGCCTTCGTCAACGCCGTGGCCTGGATGACGCACCGCGAAGACCATCATCCGGACATGAGCGTCGGCTACAGCCAGTGCCGCGTCGAATATTCCACCCACGCCATCGGCGGCTTGTCCGAGAACGACTTCATCTGCGCTGCAAAAGTGGACGCGCTGTTCAAGCTTTGA
- a CDS encoding c-type cytochrome, whose product MNKYLFLLILAASTAHADPFAKGDATNGKNLFTKYDCNSCHKGKVGGDGNAIFTRPDRIVNSAEMLIARMEQCSGAIGKNLPAQEKLDLAAYLNQKYYHFK is encoded by the coding sequence ATGAATAAATATCTTTTCCTGCTCATCCTCGCCGCCAGCACCGCCCATGCCGACCCGTTCGCCAAGGGCGACGCAACAAACGGCAAGAACCTATTCACAAAATACGACTGCAACAGTTGCCACAAGGGCAAGGTAGGCGGTGACGGAAACGCCATCTTCACCCGGCCGGACCGCATCGTGAACAGTGCCGAAATGCTCATAGCTCGTATGGAGCAATGTTCAGGCGCCATCGGCAAGAACCTTCCCGCACAGGAAAAACTGGATCTGGCTGCCTATCTGAATCAGAAGTACTACCACTTCAAGTAA
- a CDS encoding M48 family metallopeptidase, whose product MTATQFTALFVSALATNVVIKFWLAYRQLGHVAAHRAEVPAAFHEKVDLAAHQKAADYTRALIRLDMLTVLFEAALLLGFTLGGGIQWLSTWVTGAFSGTLMQGTVLIVSVLMLQSILESPFDLYRTFNIEVRFGFNKMTLKLYLLDALKGLLLGAALGLPLLFGVLWLMERMGDLWWLYVWGVWVLFNLLLLFIYPTYIAPLFNDFEPLQDEAQKARIEELLHRCGFSASGLFVMDGSKRSTHGNAYFTGFGKTKRIVFFDTLLERLTANEVDAVLAHELGHFKHRHVIKRIAFTFALSLGFLWLLAQLLHAQWFYQGLGITGQSTALALLLFFMVMPVFTFLLHPIASAYSRKHEFEADAYAASHTDAHELVNALVKLYQDNAKTLTPDPLYATFYESHPPAPIRIAHLQKIGGFK is encoded by the coding sequence ATGACCGCAACCCAATTCACCGCCCTGTTTGTTTCCGCCCTGGCCACCAATGTCGTGATCAAATTCTGGCTGGCCTACCGCCAGCTTGGCCATGTCGCCGCGCATCGTGCCGAGGTGCCTGCCGCCTTCCACGAAAAGGTCGACCTTGCCGCACACCAGAAGGCTGCCGACTATACCCGCGCCCTGATCCGCCTCGACATGCTCACAGTCCTGTTCGAAGCGGCATTGCTGCTTGGCTTCACCCTCGGCGGCGGCATCCAGTGGCTCAGCACATGGGTCACAGGCGCTTTCAGCGGCACCCTGATGCAGGGCACCGTCTTGATCGTTTCTGTGCTGATGCTGCAATCGATCCTCGAGTCGCCCTTCGACCTCTACCGCACTTTCAACATCGAAGTGCGTTTCGGTTTCAACAAGATGACGCTCAAGCTCTACCTGCTCGACGCGCTCAAGGGCCTGTTGCTCGGCGCAGCGCTTGGCCTGCCGTTACTGTTCGGCGTGCTGTGGCTGATGGAACGCATGGGCGACCTGTGGTGGCTGTATGTGTGGGGAGTGTGGGTGCTGTTCAACCTGTTGCTGCTGTTCATCTATCCCACTTACATCGCGCCGCTGTTCAACGACTTCGAACCGCTGCAGGACGAGGCACAGAAAGCGCGCATCGAAGAGCTGCTCCACAGATGCGGTTTCAGTGCCAGCGGTCTGTTCGTGATGGACGGAAGCAAACGCAGCACCCACGGCAATGCCTACTTCACCGGCTTCGGCAAGACCAAGCGCATCGTGTTCTTCGACACGCTGCTGGAAAGACTCACCGCGAACGAGGTCGACGCCGTGCTGGCGCACGAACTGGGGCATTTCAAGCATCGCCACGTGATCAAGCGCATCGCCTTCACCTTTGCCCTCAGCCTGGGTTTCCTCTGGTTGCTCGCGCAGTTGCTGCATGCCCAATGGTTCTACCAGGGACTCGGCATCACCGGTCAATCGACTGCGCTGGCATTACTGCTGTTCTTCATGGTGATGCCGGTATTCACCTTTTTGCTGCACCCGATCGCCTCGGCCTATTCGCGCAAGCATGAATTCGAAGCCGACGCTTACGCAGCAAGCCACACCGACGCGCACGAACTGGTCAATGCGCTGGTCAAACTGTATCAGGACAATGCCAAGACGCTGACCCCCGATCCGCTGTACGCCACTTTTTACGAATCGCACCCGCCAGCACCGATACGTATCGCACATCTGCAGAAAATAGGAGGCTTTAAATGA
- the orn gene encoding oligoribonuclease: MAQNQNNLVWIDMEMTGLLPDTDRIIEVALVVTDSELNTVAEAPVLVVHQSDSVLDGMDNWNKSTHGKSGLIDKVKASTLDDAMVEAQMLAFLQEHVPTRTSPMCGNSICQDRRFLARWMPKLEDYFHYRNLDVSTLKELAKRWKPEVANGIKKHGKHEALADIYESIAEMKHYREHFIKL, translated from the coding sequence ATGGCACAAAACCAAAACAACCTTGTCTGGATAGACATGGAGATGACAGGGCTTTTACCGGACACGGATCGCATCATCGAGGTGGCACTGGTGGTGACCGACAGCGAGCTGAATACCGTGGCCGAAGCGCCCGTGCTGGTGGTGCATCAGTCCGACAGCGTGCTCGACGGCATGGATAACTGGAACAAATCCACCCACGGCAAATCGGGCCTGATCGACAAGGTCAAGGCCTCGACGCTGGATGATGCGATGGTGGAGGCGCAGATGCTGGCGTTCCTGCAGGAGCATGTGCCGACGCGCACTTCGCCGATGTGCGGGAATTCCATCTGCCAGGATCGCCGTTTCCTCGCGCGCTGGATGCCCAAGCTGGAGGATTACTTCCATTACCGCAATCTGGACGTGAGCACGCTCAAGGAACTGGCAAAACGCTGGAAGCCGGAAGTGGCGAACGGGATCAAGAAGCACGGCAAGCATGAAGCGCTGGCGGACATCTATGAGTCCATCGCCGAGATGAAGCATTACCGAGAGCACTTCATCAAGCTATAA
- a CDS encoding diguanylate cyclase domain-containing protein produces the protein MNILIKGWRALGVQGKLHILIQGVLLILFFVLLENATDRFERQIEHSAEARAEDTADGLINGMNMLMLTGQISNPENRKLLLNKMSQSHGVAELRIILGRAVVEQFGPGLPTEAPIDDMDREVLDTGKTLFRNMTGKDGRPALRVMVPFIARKNFRGTNCLMCHHTPDGGVNGAASVTIDLSEEEAQLAEIKTWLWIGLVVLQLVLLVIISLFVRMVIVRNITRPIKNLQNAMAHIQTDMDLSRRADVDVDNPDIGEMAQNFNRLVEKLEHANERLQLFVKMFNSSGEAILITDAQRKIIAVNPAFYRITGYDEKDVIGENPKILSSGRQSAKFYEAMWHSINETGLWQGEIWNRRKNGEFYPEWLSIGTVKNAQGETINYIALFSDITKRKEAEARIEHLAHYDSLTQLPNRALFAERLKHALLVAQRNRTMTALLFLDLDKFKFVNDTMGHLAGDLLLQSVALRLKACVRESDTICRQGGDEFMILLPEIGGAEDAEKVARKIVDAMTEPHRIEGRELTITFSIGISISPGDAADDEAMVRHADDAMYAAKEGGRNNYRFFA, from the coding sequence ATGAATATACTCATCAAAGGGTGGCGCGCACTGGGCGTGCAGGGCAAGCTGCACATCCTGATCCAGGGTGTGCTGCTGATCCTGTTCTTCGTACTATTGGAGAATGCGACCGATCGCTTCGAGAGGCAGATCGAACACTCCGCTGAGGCGCGTGCCGAGGATACGGCAGACGGCCTCATCAACGGCATGAACATGCTGATGCTGACCGGGCAGATATCCAACCCGGAAAATCGCAAACTGCTGTTAAACAAGATGTCGCAGTCGCACGGTGTGGCCGAGCTGCGCATCATCCTCGGCCGGGCCGTGGTCGAGCAGTTCGGCCCGGGCCTGCCAACGGAGGCGCCGATTGACGACATGGATCGCGAGGTGCTGGATACCGGCAAGACCCTGTTTCGCAATATGACGGGCAAGGATGGCCGCCCGGCGCTGCGGGTGATGGTGCCGTTCATCGCCCGGAAGAATTTCCGCGGGACGAATTGCCTCATGTGCCACCATACGCCGGATGGCGGCGTCAACGGCGCGGCCAGCGTGACCATCGACCTTTCCGAAGAGGAGGCCCAGCTTGCCGAGATCAAGACCTGGCTGTGGATCGGGCTGGTCGTGCTGCAACTGGTACTGCTGGTCATCATCTCCCTGTTTGTGCGCATGGTCATCGTGCGCAACATCACTCGTCCCATCAAGAACCTGCAGAATGCGATGGCGCATATCCAGACCGACATGGATCTGTCCAGGCGAGCGGATGTGGATGTGGACAATCCTGATATTGGCGAGATGGCGCAGAATTTCAATCGTCTCGTTGAAAAGCTGGAACATGCCAACGAACGTCTGCAATTGTTCGTGAAGATGTTCAACAGCAGTGGAGAGGCGATCCTTATCACGGATGCGCAGCGCAAGATCATCGCGGTGAACCCGGCCTTCTACAGGATCACCGGATACGACGAGAAGGACGTGATAGGCGAGAACCCGAAGATATTGAGTTCAGGGCGGCAGAGTGCGAAGTTCTATGAAGCCATGTGGCACTCGATCAACGAGACCGGTTTATGGCAGGGGGAGATCTGGAACCGGCGCAAGAACGGCGAGTTCTATCCGGAGTGGCTTTCCATCGGTACGGTGAAGAATGCCCAGGGCGAGACCATCAATTACATCGCGTTGTTCTCTGACATCACCAAGCGCAAGGAGGCCGAGGCGCGCATCGAACATCTGGCACACTACGATTCGCTGACGCAATTGCCTAACCGGGCGCTGTTCGCGGAGCGATTGAAGCATGCACTGCTGGTTGCCCAGCGTAACAGGACGATGACGGCATTGCTTTTCCTCGATCTGGACAAGTTCAAGTTCGTGAACGATACGATGGGGCATCTGGCCGGGGATCTGCTGTTGCAGTCTGTCGCACTGCGCCTGAAGGCCTGCGTACGGGAGTCGGACACGATCTGCCGCCAGGGGGGCGATGAGTTCATGATCCTGCTTCCGGAGATAGGCGGTGCGGAAGATGCCGAGAAGGTCGCGCGCAAGATCGTCGATGCGATGACGGAACCACATCGCATCGAAGGCAGGGAGCTGACCATCACTTTCAGCATCGGTATCAGCATCAGCCCGGGCGATGCGGCGGACGATGAGGCCATGGTCAGGCACGCCGACGATGCCATGTATGCCGCCAAGGAAGGCGGCAGGAACAATTACAGGTTTTTTGCCTAG
- a CDS encoding flagellar brake protein produces MTNHPEESQFALHNRKEIVFILEDLAKHRVAINLDTSEGVGLVTSVLGVSSEGNYVYMDVSPDDRINEKITHSKHVSFVTQAGVKVRWHATHLHLVELQDGNAFSMLVPSVIERIQRREYFRLSTPQGSKALICRIPSGTAVIEAIIADMSLGGIGIVIRGALHEVFTHGALLEGCTMELPVIGVVPMNLRVRGIWTSMKTKSGEQLHRLGLEFEGLSRGASNVIQRYMIQLEAERISLS; encoded by the coding sequence ATGACGAATCACCCGGAAGAATCACAATTTGCGCTGCATAATCGCAAGGAAATCGTATTCATACTGGAAGATCTGGCGAAACATCGGGTCGCGATCAATCTCGACACTTCCGAGGGGGTGGGGCTGGTGACTTCCGTACTGGGTGTCAGCTCGGAAGGGAACTATGTCTATATGGACGTCAGTCCGGACGACAGGATCAACGAGAAGATCACCCATAGCAAGCATGTGTCGTTCGTGACTCAGGCCGGGGTGAAAGTTCGCTGGCATGCGACACATCTGCATCTTGTCGAGCTGCAGGACGGCAATGCCTTTTCCATGCTTGTTCCTTCGGTGATCGAGCGCATCCAGCGCAGGGAATATTTCAGGTTAAGCACCCCTCAAGGCAGCAAGGCGCTCATTTGCAGGATACCCAGCGGCACTGCTGTCATCGAAGCCATCATCGCGGATATGAGCCTGGGTGGGATCGGGATAGTCATCAGGGGGGCGCTACATGAGGTGTTCACGCATGGGGCATTGCTGGAAGGCTGCACTATGGAGCTGCCTGTCATTGGCGTCGTTCCAATGAACTTGCGCGTACGCGGGATATGGACGTCGATGAAGACCAAGAGCGGAGAACAGCTGCATCGTCTTGGCCTGGAGTTCGAAGGCTTGAGCCGGGGGGCCTCCAATGTCATCCAGCGCTATATGATCCAGCTTGAAGCCGAAAGGATCAGTTTGTCCTGA
- the hemH gene encoding ferrochelatase, with protein MRYQTETIHEHGTPQKTGILLVNLGTPDAPTPSAVRAYLKEFLSDPRVVEIPKPVWWLILNGIILNIRPKRSAAKYATVWTKEGSPLRVHTEKQTALLQGYLSQRTKAPFVVEYAMRYGKPSIPDALHRLKEQNCQRILVVPLYPQYAASTTATANDIVFDELRHMRNAPALRTIKNFHDHPGYIKALANNINEFWMKHGRPEKLLMSFHGLPQYTLHKGDPYHCECHKTSRLLAQELGLKPDQYAISFQSRFGKAEWLKPYTTATLKEWGTLKTKRVDVVCPGFVADCLETLEEIAQEGKEDFQHAGGGEFNYINCLNDRNDWIHALTDLVMDNLQGWLNLPDAAELEQSRERALDLQGRR; from the coding sequence ATGCGCTATCAAACCGAGACCATCCACGAACACGGCACTCCCCAAAAGACCGGCATCCTGCTGGTCAACCTCGGCACCCCGGACGCGCCCACCCCCTCGGCGGTGCGCGCCTACCTGAAGGAATTCCTCAGCGATCCGCGCGTGGTGGAGATCCCCAAACCGGTCTGGTGGCTCATCCTCAACGGCATCATCCTGAACATCCGCCCCAAGAGGTCGGCAGCCAAGTACGCCACGGTGTGGACGAAGGAAGGTTCGCCGCTACGCGTCCATACGGAGAAACAGACCGCCCTGCTGCAAGGCTACCTCAGCCAGCGCACCAAGGCGCCGTTCGTGGTCGAGTACGCCATGCGTTACGGCAAACCGTCGATACCCGACGCACTGCACAGACTCAAGGAACAGAATTGCCAGCGCATCCTGGTCGTGCCGCTGTATCCGCAATATGCCGCCAGCACCACGGCCACGGCGAACGATATCGTGTTCGACGAACTGCGACATATGCGCAACGCACCTGCCCTGCGCACCATCAAGAACTTCCACGACCATCCCGGCTATATCAAGGCGCTGGCGAACAACATCAACGAATTCTGGATGAAGCATGGCCGCCCGGAAAAGCTGTTGATGAGTTTCCATGGCCTGCCGCAATACACCCTGCACAAAGGCGATCCCTACCACTGCGAATGCCACAAGACCAGCCGCCTGCTCGCGCAGGAGCTGGGACTGAAACCGGACCAGTACGCCATCAGCTTCCAGTCCCGTTTCGGCAAGGCGGAATGGCTCAAGCCCTACACCACTGCCACGCTGAAGGAGTGGGGAACGCTGAAGACAAAACGTGTCGACGTGGTCTGCCCTGGGTTCGTGGCTGACTGCCTGGAGACGCTGGAAGAGATCGCGCAGGAGGGCAAGGAAGATTTCCAGCACGCCGGCGGCGGGGAATTCAACTACATCAACTGCCTCAATGACCGCAACGACTGGATCCACGCACTGACCGACCTGGTGATGGACAATCTGCAAGGCTGGCTGAACTTACCGGATGCAGCAGAACTGGAGCAAAGCCGGGAGCGCGCGCTCGATTTGCAGGGCAGACGATAG
- the hrcA gene encoding heat-inducible transcriptional repressor HrcA, with protein sequence MLNDRAQILLKTLVERYISDGQPVGSRALQQYSGLEVSPATIRNVMADLETMGLVASPHTSAGRVPTALGYRLFIDTLMVVQPLSEARVQQLESQLQPDNPSRLLTQASNLLSELTQFAGVVATPKRASITVRQIEFLRLSDKRVLLIIVMPDGEVENRVLVTHKDYSQAQLTEAGNFLSQHYADLAFGDIHQRVQSELRQLQHDMTALMSAAMAASDQAIARKNEDYVISGERNLLHINDLAANMNQLRNLFNVFEKKTELLQLLDAGRHAPGVHIFVGNESGLIGLDECSVVSAPYKADGQIIGTLAVVGPKRMNYERVVPIVDITAKLLSNALSQH encoded by the coding sequence ATGTTGAACGACCGCGCACAGATACTGCTCAAGACCCTGGTGGAACGCTATATCAGCGACGGCCAGCCGGTAGGCTCGCGTGCCTTGCAGCAGTACTCCGGCCTGGAAGTCAGCCCTGCCACCATCCGCAACGTGATGGCAGACCTGGAGACGATGGGGCTGGTCGCCAGCCCGCACACCTCCGCCGGCCGCGTACCCACCGCATTGGGTTACCGCCTGTTCATCGACACGCTGATGGTGGTGCAACCCCTTTCCGAAGCGCGCGTGCAACAGCTGGAAAGCCAGTTGCAACCCGACAACCCGAGTCGCCTGCTGACCCAGGCCTCCAATCTGCTTTCGGAGCTCACCCAGTTCGCCGGCGTCGTCGCCACCCCCAAGCGCGCCAGCATCACCGTGCGCCAGATCGAGTTCCTGCGCCTGTCCGACAAGCGGGTGCTGCTGATCATCGTGATGCCCGACGGCGAAGTGGAGAACCGTGTGCTGGTGACGCACAAGGACTACAGCCAGGCGCAGCTCACCGAGGCCGGCAACTTCCTCAGCCAGCACTACGCCGACCTGGCTTTCGGCGACATCCACCAGCGGGTGCAGAGCGAGCTGCGCCAGTTGCAGCACGACATGACCGCCCTGATGAGCGCGGCGATGGCTGCCAGCGATCAGGCCATCGCGCGCAAGAACGAGGATTACGTGATCAGCGGCGAGCGCAACCTGCTGCACATCAACGACCTTGCGGCCAACATGAACCAGTTGCGCAACCTGTTCAATGTGTTCGAAAAGAAGACCGAGTTGCTGCAACTGCTCGATGCCGGTCGCCATGCACCCGGTGTGCATATCTTTGTCGGCAACGAATCCGGCCTGATCGGTCTGGATGAATGCAGCGTGGTGAGCGCGCCATACAAGGCCGACGGCCAGATCATCGGCACGCTTGCCGTGGTCGGGCCCAAGCGCATGAATTACGAACGTGTTGTGCCCATCGTGGACATCACTGCAAAACTGCTCAGCAACGCCCTTTCACAACACTGA
- a CDS encoding NAD kinase, which produces MKSHFQAVALIGKYKSLEIAEPLLKLADFLVSMGLDVVVDNLTAEHLASNPYPVLALDEMAGKVDLAIVLGGDGTLLNVARMLAPFDIPLVGVNQGRLGFLTDISIDSMQRTIAGMLRGNFVTEKRMLLNASILRGERHIFDSLAFNDVVIHRGNNSSMLEFEVRIDGEYLYNQRADGLIVSTPTGSTAYALSAGGPILHPALEVIALVPVAPHTLSNRPIVLKSESKLDILMHRADEARVRFDGHTHFDLHCNDKVTITRYFKPVRLLHPEGHSYYHTLREKLLWNQTP; this is translated from the coding sequence ATGAAATCCCACTTCCAAGCCGTCGCGCTGATCGGCAAATACAAATCGCTGGAGATCGCCGAGCCTTTGCTCAAGCTGGCCGATTTTCTGGTGAGCATGGGGCTGGATGTGGTGGTGGACAACCTGACGGCCGAGCACCTTGCGAGCAATCCCTATCCGGTGCTGGCGCTCGATGAGATGGCAGGCAAGGTCGATCTTGCGATCGTGCTGGGGGGCGACGGCACCTTGCTCAATGTGGCCCGGATGCTGGCTCCTTTCGATATCCCGCTGGTCGGCGTCAATCAGGGGCGCCTGGGGTTCCTCACCGACATCTCTATCGACAGCATGCAGCGAACCATCGCCGGCATGTTGCGCGGCAACTTCGTCACCGAGAAGCGCATGCTGCTGAATGCGTCGATATTGCGCGGCGAGAGGCACATCTTCGATTCGCTGGCGTTCAACGATGTGGTCATCCATCGCGGGAACAATAGCAGCATGCTCGAATTCGAGGTGCGCATCGATGGCGAGTATCTTTACAATCAGCGCGCCGACGGCCTGATCGTGTCGACGCCTACCGGCTCCACTGCTTATGCCCTGTCTGCAGGCGGTCCTATCCTGCATCCTGCGCTCGAAGTGATCGCGCTGGTGCCGGTCGCGCCGCATACCCTGAGCAATCGCCCGATCGTGCTGAAGAGCGAATCGAAACTGGATATCCTGATGCATCGGGCCGATGAGGCGCGCGTCCGGTTCGACGGGCACACCCATTTCGACCTGCATTGCAACGACAAGGTGACGATCACGCGGTATTTCAAGCCGGTGCGCCTGCTGCATCCGGAAGGCCACAGTTACTACCATACCCTGCGCGAAAAACTGCTCTGGAACCAGACGCCATAA
- the recN gene encoding DNA repair protein RecN, protein MLKNLIIRDFVIVDTLELDFSAGFTALTGETGAGKSILIDALSLALGERGDAGMVRSGCEKAEIGAEFDIAGMPQLQSWLREQELEGDEGVCLLRRTLDAAGRSRGFINGRSATLQQMREAGEHLIDIHGQHAHQSLLRADSQRDLLDSHAGLGKQAEEVATAFKDWQTLHRRRLQLEQNAEAVAAERELLSFQRRELETLNFSVTEWEALQADHARLSHAASLLETAQFGVEVLSDSDTACLAQLNALTVRLRSGLEFDAGLQDTLTMLESAQNELQEAVYALRHYQQRLETDPQQLRQQEQRMADVVEAARKYRVPPEQLPEVLAGTAARLDELGGSADLAELARQDEAARHAYLEAAGKLSEARITAAQSLSAEITAAMQALAMQGGQFSVALLPLNEGNVHGLEMVEFQVAANQGTPLRSLAKVASGGELSRISLAIQVAASRAATVPTLIFDEVDSGIGGRVAEIVGALLKQLGRRHQVMCVTHLPQVAAQADAQWQVSKAAHAGKTLSNIRVLGGPERIEEIARMLGGVKITETTRKHAAELLGIPA, encoded by the coding sequence ATGCTCAAGAACCTCATCATTCGCGATTTCGTCATCGTCGACACCCTCGAACTCGATTTCTCTGCCGGGTTTACCGCGCTGACCGGTGAGACCGGGGCGGGCAAATCCATACTCATCGACGCTTTATCCCTGGCGCTGGGCGAACGCGGCGATGCGGGCATGGTGCGGAGCGGTTGCGAGAAAGCCGAGATCGGCGCGGAGTTCGATATTGCCGGTATGCCGCAACTCCAAAGCTGGCTGCGCGAACAGGAGCTGGAAGGCGACGAGGGGGTGTGCCTGTTGCGCCGCACACTGGATGCTGCAGGGCGTTCGCGCGGTTTCATCAACGGTCGCAGCGCGACGTTGCAACAAATGCGCGAAGCGGGCGAGCACCTGATCGACATTCACGGCCAGCACGCGCATCAATCGCTGTTGCGCGCCGATTCCCAGCGCGACCTGCTGGACAGCCATGCCGGTCTGGGCAAGCAGGCGGAGGAGGTCGCGACCGCTTTCAAGGACTGGCAGACCCTGCATCGCCGCCGCCTGCAGCTGGAGCAGAATGCCGAAGCGGTGGCTGCCGAGCGCGAGTTGCTGTCGTTCCAGCGCCGCGAACTGGAGACGCTGAATTTTTCAGTGACCGAATGGGAGGCGTTGCAGGCAGACCATGCGCGCCTGTCGCATGCAGCCAGCCTGCTGGAGACCGCGCAGTTTGGCGTGGAGGTGCTGTCGGATTCCGACACGGCATGCCTCGCCCAGCTCAATGCGCTGACCGTACGGTTGCGCTCGGGGCTGGAATTCGATGCTGGTCTGCAAGACACGCTGACCATGCTGGAGAGCGCGCAGAACGAATTGCAGGAGGCAGTGTATGCACTGCGCCATTACCAGCAGCGGCTGGAAACCGATCCGCAGCAGTTGCGCCAGCAGGAGCAGCGCATGGCGGACGTGGTCGAAGCGGCGCGCAAATACCGGGTGCCGCCGGAGCAGCTGCCGGAAGTGTTGGCGGGAACCGCCGCCCGGCTGGACGAATTGGGCGGCAGCGCCGATCTGGCCGAGCTGGCCAGGCAGGACGAGGCCGCGCGCCACGCCTATCTTGAGGCGGCAGGCAAATTGAGCGAGGCGCGCATCACGGCGGCGCAGAGCCTGTCCGCAGAGATCACCGCCGCGATGCAGGCGCTGGCGATGCAGGGCGGACAATTCTCCGTGGCCTTGTTGCCGTTGAACGAGGGCAATGTACACGGGCTGGAAATGGTGGAGTTCCAGGTGGCGGCCAACCAGGGCACGCCGCTGCGCAGCCTGGCCAAAGTCGCTTCCGGCGGCGAGCTGTCGCGCATCAGCCTGGCCATACAAGTGGCGGCCAGCCGCGCGGCAACTGTCCCCACGCTGATCTTCGACGAAGTGGACAGCGGCATCGGCGGACGGGTGGCGGAGATCGTCGGTGCGCTGCTCAAGCAACTGGGCCGCCGCCATCAGGTGATGTGCGTCACCCACCTGCCGCAGGTGGCCGCGCAGGCTGACGCGCAATGGCAGGTGAGCAAGGCGGCGCACGCGGGCAAGACCTTGAGCAATATCCGCGTGCTGGGCGGGCCCGAGCGCATCGAGGAGATCGCGCGCATGCTGGGCGGGGTGAAGATCACCGAAACGACGCGCAAGCATGCCGCCGAACTTCTGGGCATCCCTGCTTGA